The Blautia pseudococcoides genome segment TCGGAAACGGATAAAGTCCGGGGACTGAGCCTGGGCGGCGATGATTATGTGACGAAACCCTTCGGGCTTCGGGAACTGATGGCACGAATTGAAGCAAATCTGCGGAGAGAAAAAAGGTCACAATATATCAATACAGAACAGAAACGTTCTAAATTATATTATGGAAAGCTCTGCATGAACCTGAAAGAACGGACGGTCAAAATCGAAGACATGAATATTGACTTGACCAGGCGGGAATACGACATTGTAGAACTCCTGGCGCTTCACGCGGGTCAGGTCTTTTCAAGAGAGCAGATTTATGAAAAGGTCTGGGGCTATGATTCCGAAGGAGACTCTGTCACTGTTGTTGAGCGTATTAAAAATATAAGGGCAAAATTCGCCGCTGTAACACCGGATACAGATTACATCTTAACGGTCTGGGGAATCGGTTACAAATGGAATAAAACGTGAAAAGGCAGGCATGATATTATGAAAAAGCAATCCCTTGCAGCCCAGTTCAGGCATACCTTTATTTATATCATAACAGCCAGCATAGGTGCCACGCTCCTAACCTATGCACTGGCTGTTATGCTGTTTCTGTACGCTGTAGACAGAGACATTCTGCCCGCAAATCATTACCTGCAGCAGATTCCTGACATTGCTGCATATATTCAGGAAAAAAATATGGCGCTACTGTCCGATCAAGGGGAAGAAAATCTGAAAAAAGCCATTCAGGGTGACCAGATGCTCTATCAGACGGTGGACGCTTACGGCAATATCCTGTACGGCACTTATACCGAAAAACCATTTACAACAACAGAGGAGTTATTTGACAGCTTTTCCGGCACAACGGTCCTGCGGCAGGGTTATTACATTCATACCGTGCTCCTCACGGATACATCAGGTTCCCCTGCAGGTGCCGTACTTCTTTTCTATCAGATAAAGCCCACCTTTGCCAATGACAGGGGACGTGTGATCTTTGCCGTGATCATTGTGTCTTTGTTCTCCCCATTTCTTTATATTACCGGTTTTACACTGCTGTTTTCAAAAATATTTGCCGGAAATATCAATAAACCGCTGCAGCTTTTAATTGAAGCATCCGGCAAAATAAAAGAAAAAGACCTGGATTTTGATATCAGTTATTCCTCAGACAATGAGCTTGGCAGACTCTGCAGTGCTTTTTCGGAAATGAAAGAGGCGCTGAAAGAATCATTGTCCGCTCAATGGGAGATGGAACAGGAACGGATTTGGATGGTAGAATCCCTGGCACACGATCTGAAATCTCCTCTTTCTATCATACTGGGGTACACGGATTCTCTGCTTGAAAATCCCCCTGACAGTAAAGAAAAACTATGCAGATATCTCAAAGTCATAAGAAATAATACGAAAAAAAGCGCTGACCTTGTTATGCAGATGCAGTATACTTCTGACCTGGAAAATTCCTATATACAACCGGAATCCTCCCCGGTAAACTTGGAAGCATTTCTGACTCAGAAAATACATGACTATGATCTGCCGGCCCGCCAAAAAGGAATTGCACTGATGCTGCACATACATGACAATGTCCCCCCTGTGATCCGGACCGACACAGATAAATTAGCCCGGATCCTTGATAATATCATATCCAACAGCCTGCAGTATACCCCGCCAGACGGCAGGATCCATATTTCCGTAAAGGCTGATAAAGACCATATCTTCTATACGGTCTGTGATACAGGGACAGGCTTCAGTCCGGCTGACTTGAAAAAGGCGGCAGATAAATTCTACCGGGGTGACAAAGCCAGGCAGACAAAAGGCGGCCATTCGGGCCTTGGTCTATACATTGCCGGGCAACTGGCCGAACAGCTTGGAGGCTCTCTCAAAATCGAAAACTCGAAATCCGGCGGGGCATGTGTCACCTTCCTGCACAGCATTTGACCTACAGAAATCCCAATCGAGTAGGAGGCTAGTCATCAAGTGACTAGCCGACCTCTCACACCACTTATCCCGACTTTATTGTTATCCTGAATCGCTTCAGTAATGCCTATCAATTGCCGATTCAAATAAGAAAAAGTCGGGATAATCTTTTATGCTGATCCATATAACTTTTTAAGCAATTCCTCATCATCTTCCCAATTGATATCAGGATTATCCTTGAACAATGGATTTAGTTCAGAAGTTGCTTTTTCAATCGCTTCCCTCTTCATTGATATATCTGCATTTGCATAATACTGAATTTAGATAGGTAGGACACCCTTGGTCTTGGCTGTATCCTTCCCACTACCAGGGCGGATCGGGGACTCTCACCCGTTAGTAACGTGCGCCGCCAGGCACACAACAAAAAGAAGGCTGATCTTCATACATTATCAGCCTTCTTTTTCGGTTCCGCTGTCCGCGGATTTTACATTATGCCTTTGTCCCCGTAAGTGCGATCCCCTCAATAAACTGCTTCTGGAAGATCAGATAGATCACGATCATAGGCACCATAGCCAGCACCGACCCTGCCATCAGATTGGGGTAATTCACGGAAAACTGTCCGCGGAGGGTTGACAATCCTGAGGAAAGTGTCAGCATATCCAGCTTGGTATTCACAATCAGCGGCCACATCAGATCCGCATAGGCAAACAATGCCGTGAATACAGCCAAGGCTGCGATCGCCGTCTTGGTAAGCGGAAATGCAATGCTTGCAAACGTCCGAAACTGCCCGCATCCGTCGATCCTTGCCGCCTCGATAAGGTCATCGGGTATTCCCATGTAGGTCTGCCTTAGGAAAAAGGTTCCGAAGGCACTTACCAGTCCCGGGAAAACCAGCGCAAAGATGGAGTCTGTCTTCCCAATGGCAGAGATCATCTCATACTGCGGAAGAATGAACACCTGTGCCGGAAACATAAGCTGGGATACCACCAGGGCAAAGCACAGATTCTTCAGCGGAAAATGCACCTTTGCAAAAGCATAAGCCGCCATGGAAGAAAACACCACCGCACAGATGACCCGGATGAAGATCATCATCAAGGTATTATAATACAATTTCAAAAACGGCAGACTGTTGGTCACCTGAATATAAGCCGCCGTATTCTGAAACGACTCCGGAAAAAATGTAGGCGGCACCAGCGTTGTCTCCGGTACTGTCTTAAAACTTGTCAAGATCATCCATAAAAACGGAAAGATCATTACCACACTGCCCAGAATCAGCACAAGGTATATGAAAATATGGCCCCTGCTGATTTTTTTGCTTTTTCTGTCTGTTCCAGCCATCACCTGCAACCTCCTCCTGCATCACACGTCATAAGTAACCCATTTCTTCTGTCCGATAAACTGAATGATCGTTATCATAGCGATCAAGATCACACACCAGACCACCAGGGCGGAGCCGTATCCCTTATTATTCTTTACAAAAGTCTCCTGGTAGAAGTTATATAGAATCGTTTCCGCACTGCGGATGGCAGGATTTGTCTTCTCTATCATCATATAGACAATATCGAACACCTTCAGGGATGCCATAACACGCATCATCAGCACAAAGAACAGGGTGGGAGAAACCAGAGGTACCGTAATCTTGCGAAACTGCTGAAACCCTGTGGCGCCGTCTATTCTTGCCGCCTCATAATAAGTCCTGGATATACTCTGCAGCCCGGACAGAAGCAGAATGGCATCATATCCCACACTGCTCCAGATGGTCACAATGGCGCAGGTCAGAAGGGCCGTCTTGGGGTCTGCGATCCAGTTGATGTCTGAGGGCAGATGCAGTGCGCTGAGTACTGTATTGATGATCCCGTACTCAGAATTGAACAGCCATTTCCAGACCATGGCGACCGCCGCCGGAGCCACTACCATGGGAAGAAAGTAAATGGCTCTGAATACGGTCTTTCCCTTGATCTTCTGGTCCAGCAGAACCGCGATCAAAAGGCCGAAAATAACCGTGACCGGCACTGTCATCACCATAAATACCAGTGTGTTTTTCGTAATAGTCCAGAAACTGTCACTCTGGAACATTTTCATATAGTTGTCAAGACCTACAAACGCCCATTTCCCGAAAGACCCTGACTTAAAGAAGCTCATGTAAACAGTCCGAAGCAGCGGATAAATATTCAGGATCATCAATCCGATGACAGTAGGCATCACCATAAAAAATCCCGTTGCCGCACCTTTGCCGTATTTTGTCTTTGTCTTCTGCTGTCTTGCCACCTCGTCCACCTCTCATTCTCAGTGTTCTGTAGCCAGGCTCTCATCCACTTGCTGCTGACACTGTTTGCATGCGTCCTCAAAGCTCATATTTCCGCTGTATACCTCCAAAAGGGTTGCCTCAACCTCCGGGAACCAGGTGGATTTTGTCTTGGAATACGGATACTGCACACTGTACTCTAACTGGTCTACATACGCCTTTACATTCTTGCCCTCATAGTTTTTGGACCAGGACTCCCCTGTGCCGTTGAATGCCGGGATAGCTGCCCCGTTCTCACCGTGGATCATGGCTGCCTCCTCGGTTCCCAGGAATTTCAGAACGTCTTTTACCACATCCAGGTTCGGATTATCTGCTGCTGTGGAATACGCAAGTCCGTTGGAGATGCTGGCACGTCCGTCGCCTTTGACCGGATCCGGGCATTTTGGCAGCACTGCCACATCCCAGTTCAGATCAGGATAATTGATATAAAGGTTGTTGATGCC includes the following:
- a CDS encoding response regulator transcription factor; translation: MSKILIIDDETDLVMLLEDELCAKGHQVLTAYNGKDGIELSKKQPDLIILDIMMPETDGFEVCRAIRDDVLCPIIFLSAKQSETDKVRGLSLGGDDYVTKPFGLRELMARIEANLRREKRSQYINTEQKRSKLYYGKLCMNLKERTVKIEDMNIDLTRREYDIVELLALHAGQVFSREQIYEKVWGYDSEGDSVTVVERIKNIRAKFAAVTPDTDYILTVWGIGYKWNKT
- a CDS encoding HAMP domain-containing sensor histidine kinase: MKKQSLAAQFRHTFIYIITASIGATLLTYALAVMLFLYAVDRDILPANHYLQQIPDIAAYIQEKNMALLSDQGEENLKKAIQGDQMLYQTVDAYGNILYGTYTEKPFTTTEELFDSFSGTTVLRQGYYIHTVLLTDTSGSPAGAVLLFYQIKPTFANDRGRVIFAVIIVSLFSPFLYITGFTLLFSKIFAGNINKPLQLLIEASGKIKEKDLDFDISYSSDNELGRLCSAFSEMKEALKESLSAQWEMEQERIWMVESLAHDLKSPLSIILGYTDSLLENPPDSKEKLCRYLKVIRNNTKKSADLVMQMQYTSDLENSYIQPESSPVNLEAFLTQKIHDYDLPARQKGIALMLHIHDNVPPVIRTDTDKLARILDNIISNSLQYTPPDGRIHISVKADKDHIFYTVCDTGTGFSPADLKKAADKFYRGDKARQTKGGHSGLGLYIAGQLAEQLGGSLKIENSKSGGACVTFLHSI
- a CDS encoding carbohydrate ABC transporter permease, producing MVMPTVIGLMILNIYPLLRTVYMSFFKSGSFGKWAFVGLDNYMKMFQSDSFWTITKNTLVFMVMTVPVTVIFGLLIAVLLDQKIKGKTVFRAIYFLPMVVAPAAVAMVWKWLFNSEYGIINTVLSALHLPSDINWIADPKTALLTCAIVTIWSSVGYDAILLLSGLQSISRTYYEAARIDGATGFQQFRKITVPLVSPTLFFVLMMRVMASLKVFDIVYMMIEKTNPAIRSAETILYNFYQETFVKNNKGYGSALVVWCVILIAMITIIQFIGQKKWVTYDV
- a CDS encoding carbohydrate ABC transporter permease, whose product is MAGTDRKSKKISRGHIFIYLVLILGSVVMIFPFLWMILTSFKTVPETTLVPPTFFPESFQNTAAYIQVTNSLPFLKLYYNTLMMIFIRVICAVVFSSMAAYAFAKVHFPLKNLCFALVVSQLMFPAQVFILPQYEMISAIGKTDSIFALVFPGLVSAFGTFFLRQTYMGIPDDLIEAARIDGCGQFRTFASIAFPLTKTAIAALAVFTALFAYADLMWPLIVNTKLDMLTLSSGLSTLRGQFSVNYPNLMAGSVLAMVPMIVIYLIFQKQFIEGIALTGTKA